The following are encoded in a window of Thermoanaerobaculia bacterium genomic DNA:
- a CDS encoding DedA family protein, producing MTHPLLATHAIAAVEHYLERETVVGVFVLLFVGAFGPSPPEESILLLAGYVVYQDLARFWPIVVSALVAAVMGDTALYGIGRLLGGNLEKRPWLAKIFRKEKIEAVKQRFRRYQFRAIVAGRYVYGLRPVLFFTSGASRMPLWKFLAADSTAALANALVWVYLGDRFGGRIGDVLHWAERSETILLVLAGALIGYFVLENILVHAKKWKETSPFVRWATGWKIAAIAGTVLLLVYLEVWLRARGVSLRRLPRL from the coding sequence GTGACGCATCCGCTTCTGGCCACTCACGCGATCGCCGCGGTCGAGCACTACCTCGAGCGCGAGACGGTGGTCGGAGTGTTCGTCCTCCTCTTCGTCGGGGCGTTCGGCCCGAGCCCGCCCGAAGAGTCGATCCTGCTGCTCGCCGGGTACGTCGTGTACCAGGATCTCGCGCGGTTCTGGCCGATCGTCGTCTCGGCGCTCGTCGCCGCCGTGATGGGCGACACCGCGCTCTACGGAATCGGCCGGCTCCTCGGGGGGAACCTCGAGAAGCGGCCCTGGCTCGCGAAGATCTTCCGGAAGGAAAAGATCGAGGCCGTCAAGCAGCGGTTCCGGCGGTACCAGTTCCGCGCGATCGTCGCGGGGCGGTACGTCTACGGCCTGCGGCCCGTCCTCTTCTTCACGTCGGGAGCGTCGCGGATGCCGCTCTGGAAGTTCCTCGCCGCGGACTCGACGGCGGCGCTCGCCAACGCGCTCGTGTGGGTCTATCTCGGCGACCGGTTCGGGGGGAGGATCGGCGACGTCCTGCACTGGGCGGAGCGCTCGGAGACCATCCTGCTGGTCCTCGCCGGCGCGCTGATCGGCTATTTCGTCCTCGAAAACATCCTCGTCCACGCGAAGAAGTGGAAGGAAACCTCTCCGTTCGTCCGCTGGGCGACCGGCTGGAAGATCGCGGCGATCGCGGGAACGGTACTGCTGCTCGTTTACCTGGAGGTCTGGTTGCGCGCCCGCGGGGTCAGCCTCCGGCGGCTTCCGCGCCTGTAA
- a CDS encoding DUF547 domain-containing protein produces the protein MAGDLKIAAAALAGAAFLAVPVRAETPVTAFPAAADSAEWTTLLSKYVDGRGLVAYADWRGDAEDRKRLREVIAGFAEAAPPPPPDARLASLFNAYNAFIIETVLDRYPVASIRAIPGAFTAETHRFGGRLCSLDEIEHAAVALGGYRAHAAMVCASRSCPPLDRRAFAAEGLSRRLDERMRAWLARPDLWQFEPAENLVRAPRYLDWYRGDFERAGIPRLLSEYAPARFRGWLARGAFRLEYLDYDWSLNDRTAGRGRE, from the coding sequence TTGGCGGGAGACCTGAAGATCGCGGCCGCGGCGCTCGCCGGCGCCGCGTTCCTGGCCGTCCCGGTACGCGCGGAGACGCCCGTCACCGCCTTTCCCGCGGCGGCGGATTCCGCGGAATGGACGACGCTTCTGTCGAAGTACGTCGACGGGCGAGGACTCGTCGCGTACGCGGACTGGAGGGGCGACGCCGAGGACCGAAAGCGGCTCCGCGAGGTGATCGCGGGCTTCGCCGAGGCCGCGCCGCCGCCTCCCCCCGACGCGAGGCTCGCGTCGCTCTTCAACGCGTACAACGCGTTCATCATCGAGACCGTGCTCGACCGCTATCCCGTGGCCTCGATTCGAGCCATCCCCGGGGCGTTCACCGCCGAAACTCACCGCTTCGGCGGACGCCTCTGCTCGCTCGACGAGATCGAGCACGCCGCGGTCGCCCTCGGGGGCTATCGCGCGCACGCCGCGATGGTCTGCGCCTCGCGCTCCTGCCCGCCCCTCGACCGCCGCGCGTTCGCGGCGGAAGGACTGTCGAGACGGCTGGACGAGCGGATGCGGGCGTGGCTCGCGCGGCCCGATCTCTGGCAGTTCGAGCCCGCGGAGAATCTCGTGCGGGCGCCCCGGTACCTGGACTGGTATCGCGGGGATTTCGAGCGAGCCGGAATCCCGCGCCTGCTGTCGGAATACGCGCCCGCGCGTTTCCGCGGGTGGCTCGCCCGCGGCGCTTTTCGCCTCGAATATCTCGACTATGATTGGAGCCTGAACGACCGGACGGCGGGGCGCGGCCGGGAATAG
- a CDS encoding cation diffusion facilitator family transporter, translating to MGPESRAETRRRLGGALAVSGVLFAVEAVGGAIAHSLALWADAGHVLTDAAALSLSYIAVRIAERGASARHTFGLYRAEILAAFINAQVLLVICGAILWEAWRRLEHPADVAPLPMLVFGAVALAGNILSVRLLHSHRNESLNVKGAYLEVAADALAAAAVVLGAVAIAATHEAWIDPALSAAIAVFILPRTVSLLRQSAHILLEGAPAEVDQPGLTLGLRELPGVLSVHDLHVWTLTSGVHCASVHVAVAPGTDGSAVLRKVEERLRADHHVEHATIQIEVREPAECAPLVRH from the coding sequence ATGGGGCCCGAATCCCGCGCCGAGACCCGCCGCCGCCTCGGAGGGGCGCTCGCCGTCTCCGGCGTCCTCTTCGCGGTCGAGGCGGTCGGGGGCGCGATCGCGCACAGCCTCGCGCTCTGGGCAGACGCCGGCCACGTGCTGACCGACGCGGCCGCCCTCTCCCTCTCCTACATCGCGGTCCGGATCGCGGAACGGGGCGCGAGCGCGCGGCACACCTTCGGCCTCTACCGTGCCGAGATCCTCGCCGCGTTCATCAACGCGCAGGTCCTCCTCGTCATCTGCGGCGCGATCCTCTGGGAAGCCTGGCGGCGGCTCGAGCACCCGGCGGACGTCGCGCCGCTTCCGATGCTCGTCTTCGGCGCGGTCGCGCTCGCGGGCAACATCCTCTCCGTCCGCCTCCTCCATTCCCACCGCAACGAGAGCCTCAACGTCAAGGGCGCCTACCTGGAGGTCGCGGCCGACGCGCTCGCGGCCGCCGCGGTGGTCCTGGGGGCCGTCGCGATCGCGGCGACGCACGAGGCGTGGATCGACCCGGCCCTCTCGGCCGCGATCGCGGTGTTCATCCTCCCGCGGACCGTCTCCCTCCTCCGGCAATCCGCCCACATCCTGCTCGAGGGCGCGCCGGCCGAGGTCGACCAGCCGGGGCTCACTCTGGGCCTGCGGGAGCTTCCGGGAGTCCTGTCGGTGCACGACCTGCACGTCTGGACGCTCACGTCCGGCGTGCACTGCGCCAGCGTCCACGTCGCGGTCGCCCCCGGGACGGACGGATCCGCCGTCCTCCGGAAGGTCGAAGAGAGGCTCCGGGCCGACCACCACGTCGAGCACGCGACGATCCAGATCGAGGTCCGGGAGCCCGCCGAGTGCGCGCCTCTTGTTCGCCACTGA
- a CDS encoding GreA/GreB family elongation factor, giving the protein MDVTEPKKSRGTGDEEAFAEILARSAEDVESLFSITREMKKRGEKEKPRALLARLAAAQEEQGLYRARLETLLEIARAFPNKAASPEEIADAFRFAWPDHPSLEVLIAHFLPARANVVDAAERLRRWVRFAPGDVYFFAGHGAGRVVELSPAIDAVRFEFEGGEKLSLPPGAAAKNLVPLPPGDFRRDRLEDRAALRERSLADPAGAVRHLIESMGRPVTAAEIKDAFASVVPAERWTSFWNAARKHPQLVVSGTGKNAGYQWRASAEAASDSVREEFTAAPVARRLEIARKNVRRPELLSYFAESLAGEGWREATPAERLEIALFLEEGKSGVAAPVAAADLANAPGGAEVSRALPDPALRWKAYRAIRERDPRWSEVFAELFAGEDDARTLAAIDGALAEGAPAVREALAARIAANPRTAPRAFLWLAEKRAELPHAAALFGPPTLFALLEALRLPEFAPHRAKLKTMFDRGGLALELVARVADEDEARRLLTTAERAPGLEEFRRDDLKQAVHRRFPDLRGPRVEPLYVTPESLEARRAELEQLLTVEMPKNGRAIQEAAAMGDLRENFEYHSARARQEFLAARVATLRGDLARARPLDPARVDTSEVRVGTRVVLTAGERSREAAVLGPWDSRPEEGIYSYQSEFAQKLLGNKPGDAVLLDGEEWRIGAIRPWRET; this is encoded by the coding sequence ATGGACGTGACCGAGCCGAAGAAGAGCCGGGGGACCGGCGACGAAGAGGCGTTCGCCGAGATCCTCGCCCGTTCCGCGGAGGACGTCGAGTCGCTGTTCTCGATCACCCGGGAAATGAAGAAGCGCGGCGAGAAGGAGAAACCGCGGGCTCTGCTGGCCCGCCTGGCCGCCGCGCAGGAGGAGCAGGGACTCTACCGCGCGCGGCTGGAGACTCTCCTCGAGATCGCCCGCGCGTTCCCGAACAAGGCGGCGTCTCCCGAGGAGATCGCGGACGCGTTCCGGTTCGCCTGGCCCGACCATCCGTCGCTGGAGGTCCTGATCGCGCATTTCCTCCCGGCACGGGCCAACGTCGTCGACGCCGCGGAGCGCCTCCGCCGATGGGTCCGGTTCGCGCCGGGGGACGTCTATTTCTTCGCCGGGCACGGGGCGGGCCGCGTCGTCGAGCTTTCTCCCGCGATCGACGCCGTGCGCTTCGAATTCGAGGGGGGAGAGAAACTCTCGCTTCCCCCCGGGGCGGCCGCGAAGAACCTCGTCCCGCTTCCTCCCGGAGACTTCCGGCGGGACCGGCTCGAGGACCGCGCGGCTCTCCGGGAGCGGTCGCTCGCGGATCCCGCGGGCGCCGTCCGGCACCTGATCGAGAGCATGGGGCGGCCGGTCACCGCGGCCGAGATCAAGGACGCGTTCGCGAGCGTCGTGCCCGCGGAGCGGTGGACGTCCTTCTGGAACGCCGCCCGCAAGCACCCCCAGCTCGTCGTCTCGGGGACCGGGAAGAACGCCGGATACCAGTGGCGCGCCTCGGCGGAAGCCGCGAGCGACTCCGTGCGGGAGGAGTTCACGGCCGCCCCGGTGGCGCGGCGGCTGGAGATCGCCCGCAAGAACGTTCGCCGCCCCGAGCTCCTCTCGTACTTCGCGGAGTCGCTCGCGGGAGAGGGATGGCGGGAGGCGACCCCGGCGGAGCGTCTCGAGATCGCCCTCTTCCTCGAGGAGGGGAAGAGCGGCGTCGCCGCGCCCGTCGCCGCGGCGGATCTGGCCAACGCGCCCGGCGGAGCCGAGGTCTCGCGCGCGCTGCCCGATCCCGCGCTTCGCTGGAAGGCGTACCGCGCAATCCGCGAACGCGACCCGCGATGGAGCGAAGTCTTCGCGGAGCTCTTCGCGGGAGAAGACGACGCCCGCACGCTCGCGGCGATCGACGGCGCGCTCGCCGAGGGGGCGCCCGCCGTCCGCGAAGCGCTCGCCGCCCGGATCGCCGCGAACCCGCGAACCGCGCCGCGCGCGTTCCTCTGGCTGGCGGAGAAACGCGCGGAGCTGCCGCACGCCGCCGCTCTCTTCGGCCCGCCGACGCTCTTCGCGCTCCTCGAGGCGCTCCGCCTTCCGGAGTTCGCGCCGCACCGCGCAAAGCTGAAGACGATGTTCGACCGCGGCGGGCTGGCGCTCGAGCTCGTCGCCCGCGTGGCGGACGAAGACGAGGCGAGGAGGCTCCTCACCACCGCCGAGCGCGCGCCCGGGCTCGAGGAGTTCCGGCGCGACGACCTGAAGCAGGCGGTCCACCGCCGGTTCCCGGATCTTCGGGGGCCGCGCGTCGAGCCCTTGTACGTCACGCCCGAATCCCTGGAAGCGCGCCGTGCCGAGCTCGAGCAGCTCCTGACCGTCGAGATGCCGAAGAACGGCCGGGCGATCCAGGAAGCGGCGGCGATGGGGGACCTCCGGGAGAATTTCGAGTACCACTCGGCGCGGGCCCGGCAGGAGTTCCTCGCGGCGCGCGTCGCCACTCTGCGAGGCGACCTCGCGCGCGCCCGGCCGCTCGATCCGGCGCGCGTCGACACGTCGGAAGTCCGCGTCGGAACGCGAGTCGTGCTCACCGCCGGGGAACGCTCGCGGGAAGCCGCGGTTCTCGGGCCCTGGGATTCGCGGCCCGAGGAGGGCATCTATTCGTACCAGTCCGAATTCGCCCAGAAACTCCTCGGAAACAAGCCCGGGGACGCCGTCCTCCTCGACGGCGAAGAGTGGAGAATCGGGGCGATCCGCCCTTGGCGGGAGACCTGA
- the trxA gene encoding thioredoxin, translating into MSEKVREVSDDSFETEVVKSATPVFVDFWAPWCGPCRSVAPIVEELASQYDGKVKMAKINVDDSPEVAQKFMVTSIPTFILFKNGEAADRTMGAMPKGQFQQFIDRNL; encoded by the coding sequence ATGTCTGAAAAGGTCCGGGAAGTTTCCGACGATTCGTTCGAGACCGAGGTCGTGAAGAGCGCGACCCCCGTCTTCGTGGATTTCTGGGCGCCGTGGTGCGGGCCGTGCCGTTCGGTCGCCCCGATCGTCGAGGAGCTCGCCAGCCAGTACGACGGCAAGGTCAAGATGGCGAAGATCAACGTCGACGACTCGCCCGAGGTCGCGCAGAAGTTCATGGTCACTTCGATCCCGACGTTCATCCTGTTCAAGAACGGCGAGGCCGCGGACCGGACGATGGGAGCGATGCCGAAAGGGCAGTTCCAGCAGTTCATCGACCGCAACCTCTGA